One Gloeobacter morelensis MG652769 DNA window includes the following coding sequences:
- a CDS encoding GUN4 domain-containing protein has protein sequence MPLSFKVFTALCLSAVLAAPAGAELTSRNPYTRLVEVLRTGNWREAEQETRLLLLRSVGREEVGWLDVPAIQKLSCNDVRAVDRVWAAASAGRLGFSAQKRLWQEISGEAGPPAAATFNANYDRFAERVGWRSGGAWVQDANLIFTTAAPAGHLSAIGRDGCFMTFLTMLSRCGL, from the coding sequence ATGCCTTTGTCATTCAAGGTTTTCACCGCCTTGTGCCTGTCGGCCGTCCTGGCCGCACCCGCTGGGGCTGAGCTGACCTCGCGCAATCCTTACACCCGCCTTGTCGAGGTACTGCGCACCGGCAACTGGCGGGAGGCCGAGCAGGAGACGCGGCTGTTGCTGCTGCGCTCGGTGGGCCGCGAGGAGGTGGGCTGGCTGGATGTGCCCGCGATCCAGAAGCTTTCCTGCAACGATGTGCGGGCTGTCGACCGCGTGTGGGCGGCAGCGAGTGCCGGGCGCCTCGGCTTCAGCGCCCAGAAGCGCCTCTGGCAAGAAATTTCCGGCGAGGCCGGTCCGCCCGCCGCAGCCACCTTCAACGCCAACTACGACCGCTTTGCGGAGCGGGTGGGCTGGCGTTCCGGGGGCGCATGGGTCCAGGACGCCAATTTGATTTTTACGACCGCCGCCCCGGCGGGCCACCTCTCGGCTATCGGCCGTGACGGATGCTTTATGACGTTCCTCACGATGCTGTCGCGCTGCGGTTTGTAA
- a CDS encoding protein-disulfide reductase DsbD family protein, with product MIFWLAVGFTVLTAPVAAIPVRSAHTEAELISEVSSVQPGRPFWVALRLKMDPEWHTYWLNPGDSGTATTLQWQQPAGVQASPIRWPYPQRISAPPLASYGYEGTVYLLSEIQAPADLKPGQKLALRAKAEWLECKVECLPGAGTVALELPVQAEAAVPSAHADAIASARGRLPVTVADWKLRAAVQQGQLILRATRPEWFAGEIGPVIFFPEQDLLIEPAAPQVLEARPDGFLLKLKRSAVGAAIPERIAGVLVAPAGWRGAGSEQALSARVALEPAAAVLSAGAPDLAGLLVAVAFAFLGGIILNLMPCVLPVLSIKVLGFVQEARTGHSWRYGLAFTAGVLASFWLLAGGLLLLRAGGEQLGWGFQLQSPPFLVILCAVLFLFGLNLFGIFEVGTALTRLGGAGPTGGLGGSFFSGVLATTVATPCTAPFMGSALGYALTQPTWAALLVFTALGLGMASPYLLLSLSPALLRFVPKPGAWMETFKQAMGFLLMGTVVWLGWVLGLQAGVGALAALLAALVVLGAAAWALGKWGHMAAPAPTRLTARVLAALGIVGALGMALVGVEQQSAASSGPTQATATPSEGIRWEAFSPQRLAALRAAGTPVFIDFTAAWCLSCQVNERVAFSSPQVREAFARGGFVMIKADWTKRDATIAQALAQFGRSGVPLYVLYGPTAGAPPRILPEVLTPDIIVKALQELS from the coding sequence GTGATCTTTTGGTTGGCGGTCGGGTTCACAGTCCTTACCGCGCCGGTAGCCGCTATTCCGGTGCGCTCCGCCCACACCGAGGCTGAACTCATCTCGGAGGTGAGCTCGGTTCAGCCGGGCCGGCCTTTTTGGGTGGCGCTGCGCCTGAAGATGGATCCCGAGTGGCACACCTACTGGCTCAATCCGGGCGATTCGGGCACAGCGACCACGTTGCAATGGCAACAGCCTGCCGGGGTGCAGGCAAGCCCCATCCGCTGGCCCTATCCCCAGCGCATCTCCGCCCCGCCTCTGGCAAGTTACGGCTACGAGGGCACGGTCTATCTGCTGAGCGAAATCCAGGCGCCCGCGGATCTCAAGCCCGGCCAGAAACTGGCGCTGCGCGCCAAAGCCGAGTGGCTGGAGTGCAAAGTAGAGTGCCTGCCGGGTGCGGGCACCGTCGCCCTCGAATTGCCGGTTCAGGCCGAGGCTGCCGTACCCTCAGCCCACGCCGATGCGATCGCTTCTGCCCGCGGCCGTCTGCCGGTGACCGTTGCCGACTGGAAGCTGCGCGCGGCGGTGCAGCAGGGGCAACTCATCCTCCGCGCCACCCGGCCCGAGTGGTTCGCAGGTGAAATCGGTCCGGTGATCTTCTTCCCGGAGCAAGACCTGCTCATCGAACCGGCCGCTCCCCAGGTGCTCGAAGCGCGCCCCGACGGCTTTTTACTCAAGCTCAAGCGCTCCGCCGTCGGGGCGGCGATCCCCGAGCGCATTGCGGGCGTGCTGGTGGCTCCGGCCGGTTGGCGCGGCGCCGGGTCGGAGCAGGCTCTGAGCGCCCGGGTCGCCCTCGAACCGGCCGCCGCCGTGCTGAGCGCCGGGGCGCCGGATCTGGCCGGGCTGCTGGTGGCGGTGGCTTTCGCTTTTTTGGGCGGGATCATCTTGAACCTGATGCCCTGCGTGCTGCCGGTGCTCTCGATCAAGGTGCTGGGCTTCGTGCAGGAGGCGCGCACGGGCCACTCCTGGCGCTACGGCCTTGCCTTCACCGCCGGGGTGCTCGCCTCCTTCTGGCTTTTGGCCGGTGGGTTGCTGCTGTTGCGCGCCGGGGGCGAACAACTGGGATGGGGCTTCCAGCTGCAGTCGCCGCCTTTTCTGGTGATCCTCTGCGCGGTGCTCTTCTTGTTCGGATTGAATCTTTTTGGCATCTTCGAGGTGGGCACGGCGCTGACCCGCCTGGGGGGAGCCGGCCCGACCGGCGGCCTGGGCGGCTCGTTTTTTAGTGGTGTCCTCGCCACCACCGTCGCCACCCCCTGCACCGCCCCGTTTATGGGTTCGGCCCTCGGTTATGCCCTTACCCAACCCACCTGGGCGGCATTGCTGGTCTTTACCGCCCTGGGCCTCGGCATGGCGAGCCCCTATTTGCTGCTTTCGCTCTCGCCTGCGCTTTTGCGCTTCGTGCCCAAGCCCGGCGCCTGGATGGAGACTTTCAAGCAGGCGATGGGCTTTTTGCTGATGGGCACCGTCGTCTGGCTGGGCTGGGTCCTGGGTCTGCAGGCCGGGGTGGGTGCTCTGGCGGCGCTGCTGGCCGCCCTGGTGGTGCTCGGAGCTGCCGCCTGGGCGCTCGGCAAATGGGGACACATGGCGGCTCCTGCCCCCACCCGCCTGACCGCCCGGGTGCTCGCCGCCCTCGGGATCGTGGGCGCGCTGGGCATGGCTCTGGTCGGAGTCGAGCAGCAGTCCGCCGCTTCCTCCGGGCCGACCCAGGCGACGGCAACTCCCTCCGAGGGCATCCGTTGGGAAGCGTTCTCCCCGCAGCGGCTGGCCGCCCTGCGCGCCGCCGGCACGCCGGTATTCATCGATTTCACCGCCGCCTGGTGCCTGAGCTGCCAGGTCAACGAGCGCGTCGCCTTCAGTTCTCCCCAGGTGCGCGAAGCCTTTGCCAGAGGCGGCTTTGTGATGATCAAAGCCGACTGGACCAAGCGCGATGCCACCATCGCCCAGGCGCTGGCACAATTTGGCCGCAGCGGTGTCCCGCTCTATGTGCTCTATGGACCGACCGCCGGTGCCCCGCCGCGGATTTTGCCCGAAGTGCTCACTCCGGATATCATCGTGAAGGCACTTCAAGAATTGTCATAA
- a CDS encoding thioredoxin family protein has protein sequence MKRKAFVMAALSLALVAANVSTVQADALVGQSAPSFTATDTNGKSHALADFKGKYVVLEWTNYDCPFVVKQYSTQAMQEMQKMAAGKGVVWLSVNSSAAGKQGNYPAEKWNTLAKEKGAAPKAILLDGDGKIGQLYGAKTTPHMYIINPEGKLIYNGAIDDKPTTDAATKPQTNYVAAALTEAMAGKPVTVATTRPYGCSVKY, from the coding sequence ATGAAGAGGAAAGCGTTTGTGATGGCCGCCTTGAGCCTGGCACTGGTCGCTGCGAACGTCTCGACGGTGCAGGCCGACGCCCTGGTCGGTCAGTCGGCCCCCAGCTTCACCGCCACCGACACCAACGGCAAGAGCCATGCGCTCGCCGATTTCAAGGGCAAATACGTGGTCCTGGAGTGGACCAATTACGACTGCCCCTTCGTCGTCAAGCAGTACAGCACCCAGGCGATGCAGGAGATGCAGAAGATGGCCGCGGGCAAAGGCGTGGTCTGGCTGTCGGTGAATTCTTCCGCCGCCGGCAAGCAGGGCAACTATCCTGCTGAGAAGTGGAACACCCTGGCCAAAGAAAAAGGTGCCGCCCCCAAGGCGATTTTGCTGGACGGCGATGGCAAGATTGGCCAGCTGTACGGGGCCAAGACCACCCCGCACATGTACATCATCAATCCCGAAGGCAAGCTCATCTACAACGGCGCTATCGACGACAAGCCGACCACCGACGCCGCCACCAAGCCCCAGACCAACTACGTGGCCGCCGCCCTCACCGAAGCGATGGCCGGCAAGCCCGTCACCGTCGCCACCACCCGCCCCTACGGCTGCTCCGTCAAGTACTAA
- a CDS encoding LAGLIDADG family homing endonuclease: protein MFVIAQLHLAPLDAELVIRLFAGASTMGMDGVGSLEQGMALSESQRAVLQKYLIGEERTWEDVCCRVARFVAGAEKTPALQREWQEKFFSILAPMKMLPGGSILANSDHGTYGLLNCFVLSAEDNIQEIAKLVTDAVLTTKFRGGVGINIGSQGQKGYIRPKGSLFSDGKALGPCAVLDMVSETSRKITTGNKARRGAFMFSMHWKHPDIHEFIQAKTQAVMDAKTARQLIEWAAAVAVDGRLTDIQKNEQLAQLKSELTTAWTETHLSPQGKRDRRWHNANISVLVDDEFFDKLDADDPNVVPLWNEIAQYAHDTADPGLLLSDNARRRSPIKNFITTTNPCVAADTWVHTGDGPRQVRDLIGVQHSTYVNGELFSTTSAGFFATGVKPILRLRTKEGHQVRLTGNHRVLKLAAQTRYRHYTEWVAAEQLCPGDRIMLHDHRGLQPWDGPGDAEEGWLLGTLVGDGCFMRDNNGTLCAKLSFWEASAPQMLGRAVALATSRANVGRKLAGTINAQGVASVQSSGVARLAAGFGIVPGSKRVTPRVEQGSLEFYRGFLRGLFDADGSVQGDQHKGVSVRLSQSDLPTLEAVQRMLLRLGIVSDIYKRREAQVRMLPDSRRQSAPYPCKHQYELVIAKDNLQVFAALIGFAQPAKAARLGELVDAYTRTPNRERFAATVESLTPDGIEEVYDCTVPGPARFDANGLVVHNCGEIWLPPNSACNLGSIVISKFVRRTERGVELDWEDLARTVEISTRFLDNVLDVAEFATPAQKHNVRNVFRQLGLGIMGWADWLKARRIPYDSEAHLQEIDKVGRFIADRAYRTSEALAAEKGACGIWEEIKNVRSSNPFERWMDETGRVLSGDEAAGSTAVLTQTPRRNSTVLSIAPTGSIAQLASCSWAFEPDFGLTIWKQVYVDASRSQQNWVQIPSPYVEALDLEEADRQIVLQTGSLQGTAFAAAHPEEAAAFKISREISWQWHVLAQSRWQNWVDSSISKTINCSRETTVEEIKEMYRFAQRNGLKGITVYREGTLESEPVKIGAIDQNESAAAAQPVAPTANGNGNGHVPARPFATGAARPAMLDEEVSQAASLIGIHYDDGPMYLSEAAPVDDWTSSQFKGGCGGGVLHYQVWIRENGRRLLVVRSDSYSMCFVKS from the coding sequence GTGTTCGTTATTGCCCAACTGCATCTTGCCCCACTAGATGCGGAGTTGGTCATCCGATTATTTGCAGGAGCGAGCACCATGGGTATGGACGGGGTGGGAAGTCTTGAGCAGGGGATGGCTCTGTCGGAGTCCCAGAGGGCGGTTCTGCAGAAGTATCTGATCGGCGAGGAGCGCACCTGGGAGGATGTCTGCTGCCGGGTGGCGCGCTTCGTGGCCGGGGCCGAAAAAACCCCGGCCCTCCAGCGCGAGTGGCAGGAGAAGTTCTTCTCGATCCTGGCGCCGATGAAGATGTTGCCGGGCGGATCGATCCTGGCCAACTCCGATCACGGCACCTATGGTCTGCTCAATTGCTTTGTCCTCTCCGCCGAGGACAACATTCAAGAAATTGCCAAACTGGTCACCGATGCTGTCTTGACCACCAAATTCAGGGGCGGCGTCGGGATCAACATCGGTTCGCAGGGCCAAAAGGGCTACATCCGGCCTAAAGGTTCGCTTTTTTCCGACGGCAAGGCCCTGGGTCCTTGCGCGGTGCTCGACATGGTTTCGGAGACCTCCCGCAAGATCACCACTGGCAATAAAGCGCGCAGGGGGGCTTTTATGTTCTCGATGCACTGGAAGCATCCGGACATTCACGAGTTCATCCAAGCGAAAACCCAGGCGGTGATGGATGCCAAGACGGCCCGGCAACTGATCGAGTGGGCCGCCGCCGTCGCTGTCGATGGGCGCCTCACCGATATCCAGAAAAACGAACAACTCGCGCAGCTCAAATCCGAGTTGACCACCGCCTGGACTGAAACGCACCTTTCTCCCCAGGGCAAGCGCGATCGGCGCTGGCACAACGCCAACATCTCGGTCCTGGTCGACGACGAATTTTTCGACAAACTCGACGCGGACGATCCCAATGTCGTCCCATTATGGAACGAGATTGCGCAGTACGCTCACGATACCGCCGATCCGGGCTTGCTTCTCAGCGACAATGCCAGGCGCCGCTCGCCCATAAAAAATTTCATTACAACTACGAATCCTTGCGTGGCGGCCGACACCTGGGTGCACACCGGCGACGGTCCCCGCCAGGTGCGCGACCTGATCGGTGTCCAGCACAGCACCTACGTCAATGGAGAGCTGTTTAGTACCACGAGCGCCGGTTTTTTTGCCACCGGCGTCAAGCCTATCCTGCGCCTGCGCACCAAAGAGGGTCACCAGGTGCGGCTTACGGGCAATCATCGGGTGCTCAAGCTCGCTGCCCAGACGCGCTACCGGCATTACACCGAGTGGGTGGCGGCCGAACAGTTGTGCCCCGGCGATCGGATAATGCTCCACGACCACCGCGGTCTGCAGCCGTGGGACGGTCCCGGCGACGCCGAGGAAGGCTGGCTTCTGGGGACGCTGGTGGGCGACGGCTGCTTCATGCGCGACAACAACGGCACGCTCTGCGCGAAGCTCAGCTTCTGGGAAGCTTCTGCCCCCCAAATGCTCGGTCGCGCCGTGGCCCTGGCGACAAGCCGCGCCAACGTCGGCCGCAAGCTCGCAGGCACCATCAACGCCCAGGGCGTGGCAAGTGTTCAATCTTCGGGTGTAGCCCGGCTGGCTGCCGGCTTCGGGATCGTCCCCGGCAGCAAGCGGGTGACGCCCCGGGTCGAGCAGGGAAGCTTGGAATTCTATCGCGGCTTCCTGCGGGGTCTGTTTGACGCCGACGGCAGCGTGCAGGGCGATCAGCATAAGGGCGTCAGCGTGCGCCTCAGCCAGAGCGACCTACCGACGCTCGAAGCGGTACAGCGGATGCTGCTGAGGCTCGGAATCGTGTCGGACATTTACAAGCGCCGCGAAGCCCAGGTGCGGATGCTGCCCGACAGCCGCCGCCAAAGTGCGCCCTACCCGTGCAAGCACCAGTACGAACTGGTGATCGCGAAGGACAACCTGCAGGTTTTTGCCGCACTGATTGGCTTTGCGCAACCGGCCAAAGCCGCCCGCCTGGGTGAACTGGTGGATGCCTACACCCGCACGCCCAACCGCGAACGGTTCGCCGCCACCGTCGAATCGCTCACCCCCGACGGAATCGAGGAAGTCTACGACTGTACCGTCCCGGGACCGGCCCGCTTCGACGCCAACGGCCTGGTGGTGCACAACTGCGGCGAGATCTGGTTACCCCCCAATTCGGCGTGTAACCTGGGCTCGATCGTGATTTCCAAGTTCGTGCGCCGCACCGAGCGGGGCGTCGAACTCGATTGGGAAGATCTGGCGCGCACGGTCGAAATCTCGACGCGCTTTTTGGACAACGTGCTCGATGTGGCCGAATTTGCCACCCCAGCCCAGAAGCACAACGTCCGCAACGTCTTTCGGCAGTTGGGACTTGGGATCATGGGCTGGGCCGACTGGCTGAAGGCCCGCCGCATTCCCTACGACTCCGAGGCGCACCTGCAAGAAATCGACAAAGTCGGCCGCTTCATCGCCGATCGCGCCTACCGCACTTCTGAGGCGCTTGCCGCCGAAAAAGGTGCCTGCGGCATCTGGGAGGAGATCAAAAATGTACGCTCCAGCAACCCCTTCGAGCGCTGGATGGACGAAACCGGCCGCGTTCTAAGTGGCGACGAGGCGGCGGGGAGCACCGCAGTGCTCACCCAGACTCCCCGGCGCAATTCGACGGTGCTTTCTATCGCTCCCACCGGTTCGATTGCGCAACTGGCCTCCTGTTCGTGGGCCTTCGAGCCCGACTTTGGGCTGACCATCTGGAAGCAAGTCTACGTAGACGCCTCCCGATCCCAGCAAAACTGGGTGCAGATCCCCAGTCCCTACGTCGAGGCGCTGGATCTAGAGGAGGCGGATCGCCAGATCGTGCTGCAGACCGGCTCGCTGCAGGGCACCGCCTTCGCAGCGGCGCACCCCGAAGAAGCCGCCGCCTTTAAAATCTCGCGCGAGATCTCCTGGCAGTGGCACGTGCTCGCCCAGAGCCGCTGGCAGAACTGGGTGGACAGCAGCATCAGCAAGACGATCAACTGCAGTCGCGAGACCACCGTCGAAGAAATCAAAGAGATGTACCGCTTCGCCCAGCGCAACGGCCTCAAGGGGATCACCGTCTACCGCGAGGGCACCCTCGAATCGGAACCGGTCAAAATCGGCGCCATCGACCAAAACGAGTCGGCCGCAGCTGCGCAGCCCGTGGCACCGACGGCCAACGGCAACGGTAACGGCCATGTCCCTGCCCGACCCTTCGCCACGGGCGCAGCGCGCCCGGCGATGTTGGACGAGGAGGTCTCCCAGGCGGCCTCGCTCATCGGCATTCACTACGACGACGGCCCGATGTACCTGAGCGAAGCGGCTCCCGTCGACGACTGGACCAGCAGCCAGTTCAAGGGTGGCTGCGGCGGCGGGGTGCTCCACTACCAGGTGTGGATCCGCGAGAACGGCCGCCGGTTGCTGGTGGTGCGCTCCGACTCCTACTCGATGTGCTTTGTGAAAAGTTAA
- a CDS encoding PCP reductase family protein: protein MHPEFPHTRIAGITGELVWTPEALVKLRKIPYFVRSQARLRIEELARASEVDLITVELVQKARLEFGQ, encoded by the coding sequence GTGCATCCTGAATTTCCTCACACCCGCATTGCCGGGATCACAGGCGAACTGGTGTGGACGCCGGAGGCACTGGTCAAACTGCGGAAGATTCCTTATTTCGTCCGGTCCCAGGCCCGTCTTCGCATTGAGGAATTGGCCCGCGCGAGCGAGGTTGACCTCATTACCGTCGAGCTCGTCCAAAAAGCCCGTTTGGAGTTTGGTCAATAA
- a CDS encoding LON peptidase substrate-binding domain-containing protein, whose product MSLSFSLAVQELPLFPLPDVVLFPGRPLPLHIFEPRYRMMMNTVLDTDCRFGVLLWDQETKQPARVGSCAEITQVDRLPDDRMNILTVGIKRFRVLEYTRQKPYRVGLVQWIDDEPVEGDLSALTQEAKKLLADVVRLSSKLMEKPLQLPTLPEEPLELSYWIGGSFYGASEEQQALLELQDTSRRLQREIDILQTTLKHLAARTVLKDTLS is encoded by the coding sequence ATGAGTCTTTCCTTCTCACTCGCCGTACAGGAATTGCCGCTCTTTCCGCTGCCGGATGTGGTGCTGTTTCCGGGACGGCCGTTGCCGCTGCACATCTTCGAGCCGCGCTATCGGATGATGATGAACACGGTGCTCGACACCGACTGCCGCTTCGGGGTACTGCTGTGGGATCAAGAGACCAAGCAGCCGGCACGGGTCGGCAGCTGCGCCGAAATCACCCAGGTCGACCGCCTGCCCGACGACCGGATGAACATTTTGACCGTGGGGATCAAGCGCTTTCGGGTGCTGGAGTACACCCGCCAGAAACCCTACCGGGTGGGACTGGTGCAGTGGATCGACGACGAGCCGGTCGAAGGCGATCTCAGCGCCCTGACCCAGGAAGCCAAAAAACTGCTCGCCGATGTGGTGCGCCTCTCCAGTAAGCTGATGGAGAAACCGCTCCAGTTGCCGACGCTTCCGGAGGAGCCCCTCGAGCTTTCCTATTGGATTGGGGGCAGCTTCTACGGTGCTTCCGAGGAACAGCAGGCGCTACTGGAACTGCAAGATACTTCCCGGCGCCTCCAGCGCGAAATCGACATCCTGCAGACCACCCTCAAGCATCTGGCTGCCAGGACGGTTCTTAAAGACACCTTGAGCTAG
- the ald gene encoding alanine dehydrogenase, with product MHIGVPKEIKDQEFRVGLTPAAVRALSDQGHSVAIEVRAGEGSGFTDRDYLEAGARIVETATEVYAQPMIVKVKEPLPPEYALLGKGQILFTYLHLAASRELTEALLNSGATCIAYETVALADGRLPLLTPMSAIAGRLAVQFGARFLEKQQGGRGVLLGGVPGVAAGHVVILGGGIVGTEAARIAVGMGARVTILDVNLDRLAYLEDLFGSRVELLFSTRRTIEQVVPGADLLIGAVLVTGRRAPKLVSRAVVGRMNPGSVIVDVAVDQGGCVETLRPTSHSEPVYLEAGVVHYGVPNMPGAVPWTATQALNNATLPYVIKLAELGYPQATERDPALALGINIAHSRLIHPAVQQVFPDLIHA from the coding sequence ATGCACATCGGCGTTCCCAAAGAAATCAAAGATCAGGAATTCAGGGTCGGCTTGACTCCGGCGGCGGTGCGCGCCCTGAGCGATCAGGGCCACAGCGTCGCTATCGAAGTGCGGGCGGGGGAAGGATCCGGATTTACTGACCGGGACTATCTGGAGGCCGGTGCCCGCATCGTGGAGACGGCCACGGAGGTTTACGCCCAGCCGATGATCGTCAAAGTCAAAGAGCCCCTGCCCCCGGAGTACGCCCTGCTGGGCAAAGGCCAGATTCTTTTTACTTATTTGCATCTGGCGGCGAGCCGCGAGTTGACCGAGGCGCTACTCAACTCAGGAGCCACCTGCATCGCCTACGAGACTGTGGCCCTGGCCGACGGGCGCCTGCCGCTACTGACTCCCATGAGTGCGATCGCGGGCCGCCTCGCGGTACAGTTCGGGGCGCGCTTTCTGGAGAAGCAGCAGGGTGGCCGCGGCGTACTGCTGGGTGGGGTGCCCGGGGTGGCTGCGGGCCATGTGGTGATTTTGGGTGGCGGTATCGTCGGCACCGAAGCGGCCCGCATCGCCGTCGGCATGGGGGCGCGGGTGACGATTCTCGATGTTAACCTCGACCGGCTCGCTTACCTTGAGGATCTGTTCGGTTCGCGCGTCGAACTGCTCTTCAGCACCCGCCGGACCATCGAACAGGTGGTACCGGGGGCGGATTTGCTGATTGGAGCGGTGCTGGTGACCGGGCGGCGCGCCCCCAAGCTGGTCAGCCGCGCGGTGGTGGGCCGCATGAATCCCGGCTCGGTGATCGTCGATGTGGCCGTCGATCAGGGTGGCTGTGTGGAGACGCTCAGACCCACCTCCCACTCCGAACCGGTCTACCTCGAAGCAGGCGTCGTCCACTACGGCGTGCCCAACATGCCCGGGGCGGTGCCCTGGACGGCCACCCAGGCGCTCAACAACGCCACGCTCCCCTATGTGATCAAACTGGCGGAACTGGGCTACCCGCAGGCCACCGAACGCGATCCGGCCCTTGCTCTGGGCATCAACATCGCCCACAGCCGTCTCATCCACCCGGCGGTACAGCAGGTTTTTCCCGATCTCATCCATGCTTGA
- a CDS encoding class I SAM-dependent methyltransferase, whose translation MLERVLEAEVMDSQAEAEAYDAMDHGEVNARFVADMLALGPADGPWLDLGTGPAHLPVLLAGERPHIRITAVDLAASMLAIARRRVEAARLMGRITLVRGDAKAPALGAARFACVFSNSLVHHLPQPAPFWQACARLLAPGGVLFVRDLARPGSLQRRDALVERYAAGCDDDQRRLFAESLQAAFTPPEVALQARAAGLAGAQVAMSSDRHWTLVYRLAV comes from the coding sequence ATGCTTGAGCGGGTGCTCGAAGCGGAAGTTATGGATTCGCAGGCGGAGGCCGAGGCCTACGACGCCATGGACCACGGCGAGGTCAATGCCCGTTTTGTCGCCGATATGCTTGCCCTTGGACCGGCCGACGGCCCCTGGTTGGATCTGGGCACCGGTCCTGCCCACCTGCCGGTCCTGCTGGCGGGCGAGCGACCGCACATCCGGATCACCGCGGTCGATCTGGCCGCGTCGATGCTTGCTATCGCCCGGCGGCGCGTCGAGGCCGCCAGGTTGATGGGACGCATCACCCTGGTGCGTGGGGATGCCAAGGCTCCGGCGCTTGGCGCGGCCCGCTTTGCCTGCGTGTTCTCCAACAGTCTGGTGCACCACCTGCCGCAGCCCGCCCCTTTCTGGCAGGCTTGCGCCCGGTTGCTGGCGCCGGGAGGGGTGCTCTTCGTGCGCGATCTGGCCCGTCCGGGCAGCCTGCAAAGGCGCGACGCCCTGGTCGAACGGTACGCAGCCGGTTGTGACGATGATCAGCGCCGGTTATTTGCTGAGTCACTCCAGGCGGCATTCACTCCGCCGGAAGTAGCCTTGCAGGCCCGAGCCGCGGGGCTGGCCGGGGCGCAGGTGGCGATGAGTTCCGACCGGCACTGGACGCTGGTCTATCGACTAGCGGTGTAA
- a CDS encoding glycosyltransferase family 4 protein, with protein sequence MAHLCIDLAFLPTRPTGLGTYALNLLAHLRWDDVVTLFAPRPLESFPCCLVPPALASDGGRWAHLARLAWQQTRLPALYRTHKADLLFSPLPEAPLARHCRSVVTVHDLIPLRFPGPFPSLLTRYFQYYVPQVLSNSEHILCDSEATASDIVRFYGIAAKKLTPIPLAYDATHFYPRGLAPANYFLYLGRQDRHKNLDRMLQALAQLQERECEFWIAGPRDTRQYPQLLARVRQLNLGERVRFLDYVPYAELPGLIERAIALLFPTLWEGFGLPVLEAMACGTPVITSNLASLGEIAADAALLVDPYRVEAIASAMHQVLCDSGLRTHLRFLGLARARRFSWERTARRTCEVLVRHL encoded by the coding sequence GTGGCGCACCTGTGTATCGATCTGGCGTTTCTGCCTACCCGGCCGACGGGCCTTGGTACCTATGCCCTCAATTTGCTGGCGCACCTGCGCTGGGACGACGTGGTGACGCTGTTTGCCCCACGACCGCTCGAATCTTTTCCCTGCTGCCTTGTGCCCCCGGCCCTCGCTTCCGACGGCGGGCGGTGGGCACACCTGGCGCGGTTGGCATGGCAGCAAACCCGGCTTCCGGCCCTCTACCGCACCCACAAAGCGGACTTGCTCTTCTCGCCGCTGCCGGAAGCGCCACTGGCGCGGCACTGCCGCTCGGTGGTGACTGTACACGACCTCATACCGCTGCGCTTTCCGGGGCCGTTTCCTTCCCTGCTTACCCGCTATTTTCAGTACTACGTGCCGCAGGTACTCTCCAATAGCGAACATATTCTCTGCGACTCGGAGGCCACCGCCTCCGACATCGTGCGTTTTTACGGCATCGCTGCCAAAAAGCTCACCCCAATTCCGCTGGCCTACGATGCGACCCACTTCTACCCGCGCGGGCTCGCCCCGGCCAACTACTTTTTGTACCTGGGCCGCCAGGACCGGCACAAAAACCTCGATCGGATGCTCCAGGCGCTTGCACAACTCCAGGAGCGCGAGTGCGAATTTTGGATAGCCGGCCCCCGGGACACCCGCCAGTATCCACAGCTTCTCGCCCGTGTCCGGCAGCTGAATCTGGGCGAGCGGGTGCGCTTTCTCGACTACGTTCCCTATGCCGAGTTGCCCGGGCTCATCGAACGCGCGATTGCTTTACTCTTTCCCACCTTGTGGGAGGGTTTTGGGCTGCCGGTACTGGAGGCGATGGCCTGCGGCACACCGGTAATTACCTCCAACCTTGCATCGCTCGGTGAGATCGCTGCCGATGCTGCCCTGCTAGTCGATCCCTACCGCGTCGAGGCGATTGCCTCGGCGATGCACCAGGTACTATGTGATTCTGGTTTGCGAACTCACCTGCGCTTCCTGGGATTGGCGCGCGCCCGCCGATTCAGCTGGGAGCGCACGGCCCGCCGGACCTGCGAGGTACTGGTACGTCATCTGTGA
- a CDS encoding PipX family protein, protein MNSEQYLTHPTFGLLFLICPAGEESALYSTLYTQQLFFVVTPVPVLSFEPIGREKARRIVESRIKVLRVQGENAELDRMQQFQQRHF, encoded by the coding sequence ATGAACAGCGAGCAGTACCTGACCCATCCCACGTTTGGTTTGTTGTTTCTTATCTGCCCGGCGGGGGAGGAGTCGGCGCTGTACTCGACTTTGTATACCCAGCAGTTGTTCTTTGTGGTCACCCCCGTCCCGGTATTGAGCTTCGAGCCCATTGGCCGCGAGAAAGCGCGACGCATCGTCGAGAGCCGTATCAAGGTGCTGCGAGTTCAGGGCGAGAACGCCGAACTCGATCGTATGCAGCAGTTCCAGCAACGTCACTTTTGA